A region from the Bacteroidota bacterium genome encodes:
- a CDS encoding PKD domain-containing protein, translated as MTNSFANVLTTKQSNTSERKSLFFKETKLGTLLSKIRLLILPAILFSLLTMDAGVSAQVPTLIKVGTGTGNPASDTDPGVTVEAASPYGLTGAVASGKKVQMIYTKTMIESAMTTAGFTPSAAFIHDWAFNVTSAVGGGMKAVNYTVKMANVAQADISGGYYTGTMTTVYTLPSLLMDATGWITSPTFATPFTWDGSSNLCIEVCYSDNNTTGSYSNWGAAAYTDFPGSNHMGMMVSGSACATPFPGTNIKTTRLTNIQMNITSAASCTGAPALTTASGATPCAGTSAPLSLSGVLVGSSYTYQWLQSNAPNGTYTNATGGTSTNNTFNTPTTLPYPTTYYKCDVTCPSSGQTTRSNEGTVNNADFLTCYCTGNYASGNNTDMGITKVAIGAPASPIISNTSTVIDAGIFGGPCYSLYTAPTPVSNAGLVALGNYNLAVTVIGVDNNNLGTPLNYVRAWIDYDQNGVFDASESIGTFGPVLPSTANINFTVPSNAPSGTTAMRIRHLFGAAVGTGDACTNLTAGWSRGETEDYRVAITGGCTGPNISATSFNSNNVLPTAADISFTRGNGTNVIVLAHAGGAVNANPVSANGYTANAAFGSGSQIGTGNFVVYNGNAAGVSITNLTNSTQYYFAVYEYLGSGASACYKLDNILTGNFTTPLCVQPSNPPTGVSASPINMSSATINWTEGDGASFVLMKQGSAVSSDPAQVTGYTANAAFGSGDQIGTGNYVVKASTGGSVNVTGLLPSTTYHYKVYTFKSASNCYLPTGVTGNFTTSGCYPTVQASSIAYTCTDYSKMTFTFNRGNGTHAIVLAKAGSDVDDVPVYNTSYTANLAFGTGSQIGTGNFVVYNGNNAGTVSVPVTGLTSGITYYYKVFEYNASPNCYNYNSPLTNIQATRNAATYTSSTVAQIATDVRQNSLAQPVVQLQVVVGGGVDPAAILNSITFNTSGSTNTATDITKAKIYYTGTSSTFSSATQFGSTFTSFAGNLTATGNVALLSGTNYFWVAYDLNLNATLANVLDAAVTKINITDNSGTNDKTPSVTAPAGSRLIVVPSLSYCSATHASTVATYGAGGVSSVSFGANSYTGNCCAGPKYIDATSTIFPLTKGSTYTLTVNTYQNGYAFNMAVWVDWNNNGDFADAGEQMVANTAFTSDIITTSFMVPLGATDGTHTIRVRSNHNIGYSISSPCGSVPTLLGAGGDGQTVDLTIDLGNGSVGVQAVSCATVAPTVSTPVNYMKGDVATALTATGSSLSWYTASYGGTGSGTAPTPSTAASGTLYYYVSQTVSGCEGPRAQIAVVTGQAACVAPCSSTPAQATVSTIKSTFCGSGTAILSLIGLGSDTYEYAWESAPDVSGTPGIWGPASGTITSATYNTGTVSASTWFRCKVSCTALLATTTSLTLKITINPLPSISVNPAAPTVCRGASEVLTASGADTYTWSPGTGLSGTSGASVTATRNTTQTYTVTGTDVNNCSSTQTVTVTVNNNVVTMTPNGAFIVPGDNVNLNASFPSANGYTWSPGTGLNTTNGATVNASPATTTTYTVTAEDNTGCFHTAQATVSVNLGTPASVSCGYAYSETTTPLWTAPTGGTALSMVDDAVYTNIPLNFNFDYNGIVYNSVGISTNGFLWFGSVNPSATEYNPISSSSVLEGVISPFGMNLTDATGAALSYQTTGVAGSRKFTVLWDNVRGIGGSVGSKMSFFVTLSEANHGISFQYTAGDVQAADLYTAQVGIRGASNTDFNNLSVPCSNAGQYGWDVATNGGANTNTSAAVLNFTCAASPSGFTTPQFYNAVLGGLFPYFNTQGVYNWIPKLTTPTISPTASQTICSHETLAFTSSTTNASPTYQWLRNGGNAAGASTSANYTAGPSLTAGSHYFSVKVISGGCYRISNVTKVTVNASPAVYNVTGGTQCGTALVGLSSSDDNTVSYQLVRNGVTNVGSPVAGSSAAFNFGSQATAGTYTVLASNALCPNIAMTGSSLVNPLPANPTSGGNVSVCADLAPGTISATSAGNEIDWYVASTGGTADKVNSTTYTSPTTITRYAQSRIAGTGCVSASRTSVVLTVNPMPVAYDVSGGACTPAIIGLTGSQFGVNYQLIRDGVTPVGSPIGGINAPVSFGYFNTTGTYSAVGTSAAGCSTPMIGVSLVNLCLSEWTGATSTDWFKNTNWAPPAVPNICGATIRIYSNAPRFPVIAGADVQVGNMEIAAGASITLQGQSLGVCGDWTVTAGTGVESVVSGDGLVTINGGFVQTISGKARFDLLQIDNSLGVVLASGAFVTVRGGVQLKIGDLNTTAGTLHLMSYSSIHCAYLDDFTPGFAGTLTGNIYMDRFIPTRGFNQHYMSSPVNAPTFKQLGGSGPNGIFVQPDVYCDETKSAYHSPYGTVFSYDDTYMAPGQCKLGNWQIKSQGTMDNGRGYSSYQQGDTVRSLIGPPNTGDLTVSGLNNKGSVAVPTLQSVLNPIESGWNLVGNPYPSVIDLTTPRAGFSNQVQVWMTSGVYSGSWQQYQIGISPHIYIAPFQAFMVLKTSAGNNGSFDFFQSERIRSYAGIPFFRTSIENSLVLEVDYNGVKDITTVEFNPEATEGFDAQFDASKPSGQAGRPTLFTHMNANRGYAINSLPSLHQATTVPMGLRPEANGMMKISAVGIQSFDPTSYIFLEDKQTGVWHNMRDGDYTFATKTTDNQDRFVLHFTPPAQILTSDATCSGSGMIQIEQPGSSNWNYSLSDVNGTVVSTGTLNASSPVNMSANAGVYSLTLRDNNGYTVMKNIQVSGEQSIVAAFAASSNLAKTQEEITFTSQNTGVVTTEWNFGDGNTASTIDASHRYTSEGVYTVSLTVINEAGCKSVTTQTVTITSREATGLTTIQSNKLPIWSADNRVFIDFGGQTKVEAEIELYNIIGQLISSEKFGRSTIYSKEIPNLEAAYMIVKVKNDGVTTTKRVFIGNVK; from the coding sequence ATGACAAACAGTTTTGCAAACGTTCTAACTACCAAACAAAGTAACACAAGCGAGCGGAAATCTCTGTTCTTTAAAGAGACCAAACTCGGAACCTTACTCTCGAAAATCCGGTTATTGATCCTTCCGGCTATTCTGTTTTCGCTCCTCACGATGGATGCAGGCGTTTCGGCACAAGTCCCTACCCTGATCAAAGTTGGTACTGGTACGGGTAACCCAGCTTCAGATACAGACCCGGGAGTAACGGTGGAAGCTGCTTCTCCTTATGGCTTAACCGGAGCCGTTGCCAGCGGGAAAAAGGTGCAAATGATTTATACCAAAACCATGATTGAGAGTGCGATGACGACCGCAGGCTTTACTCCGAGTGCCGCTTTTATTCACGATTGGGCGTTTAACGTAACCAGCGCAGTAGGCGGCGGAATGAAGGCGGTTAATTATACGGTGAAAATGGCGAATGTAGCCCAAGCAGATATTTCAGGAGGTTATTATACCGGTACCATGACGACGGTATATACCCTCCCCTCTCTTCTAATGGATGCTACCGGATGGATTACCTCTCCAACTTTTGCTACGCCATTTACATGGGATGGAAGCAGCAACTTATGCATTGAGGTGTGTTATAGTGATAATAATACTACTGGCAGTTATTCAAATTGGGGCGCTGCTGCATATACGGATTTCCCAGGCAGTAATCACATGGGTATGATGGTTTCAGGTTCCGCCTGTGCCACTCCATTTCCAGGCACCAATATCAAAACTACCCGCCTGACAAATATTCAAATGAACATTACCTCGGCAGCCTCCTGTACAGGAGCGCCGGCTTTAACCACAGCTTCCGGCGCTACTCCTTGTGCCGGTACCAGTGCCCCCCTCTCGCTTTCTGGCGTATTAGTTGGTTCGAGTTATACCTATCAGTGGTTGCAGTCGAATGCTCCCAATGGAACCTACACCAACGCTACCGGCGGCACCTCAACAAACAATACATTTAATACTCCTACTACCCTGCCATATCCTACTACGTATTATAAATGTGATGTGACTTGTCCTAGCTCGGGTCAAACTACCCGTTCCAACGAAGGTACTGTAAACAATGCAGACTTCCTGACTTGTTATTGCACCGGAAATTATGCTTCGGGTAATAATACTGATATGGGTATTACAAAGGTAGCGATTGGCGCACCTGCCAGTCCGATAATAAGTAATACTAGCACTGTGATAGACGCAGGAATTTTTGGTGGCCCCTGCTATTCCCTTTATACTGCACCAACACCGGTTTCAAATGCCGGATTGGTTGCTTTGGGAAATTATAACTTGGCTGTTACGGTTATTGGTGTTGACAACAATAATCTTGGCACCCCATTGAATTATGTTCGGGCTTGGATTGATTATGATCAAAATGGAGTGTTTGATGCCAGTGAGTCTATCGGCACATTTGGGCCAGTATTACCCTCGACTGCTAACATCAATTTTACGGTTCCTAGCAATGCCCCCTCGGGCACAACTGCCATGCGCATTCGACACCTATTCGGAGCCGCCGTAGGAACAGGAGACGCTTGTACTAATTTGACCGCTGGTTGGTCTAGGGGTGAAACAGAAGATTATCGGGTCGCCATCACCGGGGGCTGCACCGGACCTAACATTTCGGCCACTTCGTTTAACTCCAATAACGTGTTGCCTACCGCCGCAGATATATCTTTTACAAGAGGCAACGGCACCAACGTAATTGTTTTGGCCCATGCCGGAGGAGCAGTCAATGCGAATCCTGTATCAGCTAACGGTTACACAGCCAATGCCGCATTCGGCAGTGGCAGCCAGATAGGAACAGGCAACTTTGTGGTCTATAATGGGAATGCAGCGGGTGTTTCTATTACTAACCTTACCAATAGTACCCAATACTACTTTGCTGTTTATGAATATTTAGGCAGCGGTGCCAGTGCTTGTTACAAACTGGACAATATATTGACCGGCAATTTCACTACGCCTTTATGTGTGCAGCCTTCTAATCCGCCTACCGGTGTTTCTGCCAGTCCTATTAATATGTCTTCTGCCACTATCAATTGGACGGAAGGAGATGGTGCTAGTTTTGTATTAATGAAACAAGGTTCGGCGGTCAGTTCAGACCCGGCCCAAGTAACCGGATATACAGCGAATGCCGCTTTCGGTTCGGGTGACCAAATTGGGACCGGTAATTATGTGGTGAAGGCATCTACCGGAGGCTCGGTCAACGTTACCGGTTTGCTTCCAAGCACAACCTACCACTACAAAGTATATACGTTTAAGTCTGCTTCGAACTGTTATCTCCCAACTGGAGTAACGGGTAATTTCACTACCTCGGGCTGTTATCCTACTGTGCAGGCTTCCAGTATAGCTTATACCTGCACAGATTATAGCAAAATGACCTTTACCTTTAACCGAGGTAACGGCACCCATGCCATAGTTTTGGCAAAAGCAGGCTCTGATGTGGATGATGTCCCTGTTTATAACACCAGCTACACAGCTAACCTAGCCTTTGGTACGGGTTCACAAATCGGCACCGGCAACTTTGTGGTTTATAATGGCAATAATGCAGGAACAGTATCGGTTCCGGTAACGGGGCTAACTTCGGGGATTACCTACTATTATAAGGTGTTCGAATATAATGCTTCTCCGAATTGCTATAACTACAACTCGCCTCTTACAAACATTCAGGCTACGCGAAACGCTGCTACTTATACTTCAAGCACTGTTGCCCAAATTGCAACTGACGTGCGGCAGAATTCTCTGGCTCAACCGGTTGTCCAGCTTCAGGTTGTTGTGGGGGGTGGTGTTGACCCGGCGGCTATTTTAAACTCTATAACATTCAACACTTCCGGCAGCACGAATACGGCTACCGATATTACCAAAGCAAAAATTTATTACACCGGTACTAGCAGTACCTTTTCAAGCGCTACACAGTTTGGCAGCACTTTTACCTCCTTTGCCGGAAATTTGACCGCCACAGGAAATGTGGCCTTGCTATCGGGCACCAATTATTTTTGGGTGGCTTATGACCTTAATTTAAATGCCACTTTGGCTAATGTACTTGATGCGGCGGTGACTAAAATTAATATTACGGACAACTCAGGTACCAATGACAAAACCCCTAGTGTGACAGCACCTGCTGGCAGTAGATTAATTGTTGTTCCTTCTCTTTCTTATTGTTCTGCTACGCATGCTAGCACTGTAGCGACTTATGGAGCAGGAGGTGTTAGTTCTGTTTCATTTGGCGCTAACTCATACACTGGTAATTGTTGCGCAGGACCGAAATATATAGATGCAACTTCAACAATCTTTCCTCTTACAAAAGGAAGTACCTACACTTTAACTGTCAACACTTACCAAAACGGTTATGCTTTTAACATGGCTGTTTGGGTTGACTGGAATAATAATGGAGATTTCGCTGATGCAGGGGAACAAATGGTTGCTAATACAGCTTTTACTAGTGATATTATTACAACTTCTTTTATGGTTCCTTTAGGTGCTACAGATGGAACACATACAATACGTGTTCGCAGTAATCATAATATAGGTTATTCCATCTCATCACCCTGCGGTTCAGTTCCTACCTTATTAGGGGCAGGGGGCGATGGACAGACGGTAGATTTGACTATAGATTTAGGAAACGGCAGTGTAGGCGTTCAGGCGGTTTCTTGTGCTACCGTGGCGCCAACAGTTTCAACACCTGTCAACTATATGAAGGGCGATGTTGCTACTGCTTTGACCGCTACCGGTTCAAGTCTGTCGTGGTACACTGCTTCTTACGGCGGCACGGGTTCAGGTACTGCGCCAACACCAAGCACCGCTGCGTCTGGAACGTTGTATTATTATGTATCGCAAACCGTATCGGGTTGCGAAGGCCCCAGAGCACAAATTGCGGTAGTAACCGGACAGGCAGCTTGTGTGGCTCCTTGTAGCTCCACACCTGCACAGGCCACGGTGAGCACCATTAAATCTACTTTTTGCGGTTCAGGAACTGCTATCTTATCCTTAATCGGATTAGGGTCTGATACCTATGAATATGCTTGGGAAAGTGCCCCGGATGTAAGCGGTACTCCGGGAATTTGGGGTCCAGCATCCGGAACTATTACAAGCGCTACCTACAACACTGGTACGGTGAGTGCCAGCACTTGGTTCCGTTGTAAGGTTTCTTGTACTGCCTTATTGGCCACCACTACTTCTTTAACACTAAAGATTACCATAAATCCATTGCCTTCTATCAGTGTTAATCCTGCGGCTCCTACAGTTTGCAGAGGAGCTAGTGAAGTATTGACTGCCAGCGGTGCGGACACTTATACGTGGTCGCCAGGAACCGGATTGAGTGGCACATCGGGCGCTTCGGTCACCGCTACACGCAACACAACACAAACATATACCGTAACGGGTACAGATGTCAACAACTGTTCTAGTACACAAACGGTCACCGTAACGGTGAACAATAATGTGGTGACGATGACTCCAAACGGAGCCTTCATCGTACCGGGGGACAATGTGAACTTGAATGCTTCTTTCCCGTCAGCCAACGGCTATACTTGGTCTCCGGGTACCGGGCTGAACACCACCAATGGCGCGACTGTAAATGCTAGCCCGGCTACTACTACAACCTATACGGTGACGGCTGAGGATAATACAGGGTGCTTTCACACAGCTCAGGCTACGGTATCGGTTAATTTGGGTACACCGGCCAGTGTTAGTTGCGGATATGCTTATTCGGAAACTACTACGCCGTTATGGACCGCACCTACGGGTGGCACGGCTTTATCTATGGTGGACGATGCAGTTTATACCAATATACCACTCAATTTCAATTTTGATTACAACGGCATTGTCTATAACTCAGTCGGCATCAGCACGAATGGATTCCTTTGGTTTGGAAGCGTAAATCCATCGGCTACTGAATATAATCCTATCTCTTCCAGTTCGGTATTAGAAGGGGTTATTTCTCCATTTGGAATGAACCTGACAGACGCAACGGGAGCGGCACTCTCTTATCAAACAACGGGTGTTGCGGGAAGTCGTAAGTTTACGGTATTATGGGATAATGTTAGAGGTATTGGTGGCAGTGTCGGTTCTAAAATGTCCTTCTTTGTTACGCTTAGCGAAGCCAATCATGGCATTAGCTTCCAATATACTGCCGGTGATGTACAGGCCGCAGATTTATACACAGCACAGGTCGGAATAAGAGGCGCATCGAATACTGATTTTAATAATCTGAGTGTTCCTTGTAGCAACGCCGGGCAATACGGTTGGGATGTAGCTACTAATGGAGGTGCTAACACAAATACCTCTGCCGCAGTTCTGAATTTTACTTGTGCTGCTAGCCCTTCAGGCTTTACTACTCCACAGTTCTATAATGCTGTGCTTGGTGGATTATTTCCATACTTTAATACCCAAGGAGTATATAATTGGATTCCTAAATTGACCACGCCTACTATTTCACCAACAGCTAGTCAAACGATTTGCTCGCATGAAACACTGGCATTCACTTCCAGCACTACGAATGCTTCACCTACTTATCAGTGGCTGCGCAACGGAGGTAATGCAGCAGGGGCTTCTACCAGTGCCAACTATACGGCAGGGCCATCGTTGACGGCAGGCAGTCATTATTTCTCGGTTAAAGTAATCAGCGGCGGTTGCTACAGAATATCTAATGTTACTAAGGTAACGGTTAATGCCAGTCCTGCGGTTTATAATGTTACCGGTGGCACTCAGTGCGGCACTGCTTTAGTTGGACTGAGCAGTTCAGATGACAATACAGTTAGTTACCAGTTAGTCCGTAACGGGGTGACCAATGTAGGCAGTCCGGTTGCGGGCAGCAGTGCAGCATTTAATTTCGGCTCACAGGCTACCGCCGGAACCTATACCGTTTTGGCTTCCAACGCTCTATGTCCTAATATTGCTATGACGGGTTCTTCTTTGGTGAATCCTCTTCCGGCTAATCCTACCAGCGGAGGCAATGTTTCCGTTTGTGCTGATTTGGCGCCGGGAACTATTAGTGCCACCAGCGCAGGGAATGAAATAGACTGGTATGTGGCTTCTACCGGAGGAACAGCCGACAAGGTTAACAGTACTACTTATACTTCACCTACCACCATTACTCGCTATGCTCAATCAAGAATAGCTGGTACGGGTTGTGTGAGCGCTTCGAGAACCTCGGTGGTTTTGACCGTGAATCCTATGCCTGTGGCTTATGATGTATCGGGAGGCGCTTGTACTCCGGCTATTATAGGTTTAACAGGCTCTCAGTTTGGAGTCAATTACCAGTTGATTAGAGATGGGGTCACTCCGGTTGGCAGCCCTATTGGAGGAATCAATGCGCCGGTTAGTTTTGGATATTTTAATACGACAGGTACCTACTCTGCCGTAGGAACGAGCGCCGCCGGATGTTCTACGCCTATGATTGGAGTTTCTCTGGTTAATTTATGTCTTAGTGAATGGACGGGAGCTACCAGTACCGATTGGTTTAAGAACACCAACTGGGCTCCTCCAGCGGTGCCGAATATCTGTGGTGCTACGATTAGAATCTATTCCAATGCGCCAAGATTCCCCGTAATCGCTGGTGCAGATGTTCAGGTAGGTAATATGGAGATTGCAGCAGGTGCATCTATCACGCTTCAAGGTCAATCTTTGGGTGTTTGCGGCGACTGGACGGTAACGGCAGGAACGGGTGTTGAATCGGTCGTGTCAGGTGATGGATTGGTAACTATAAACGGAGGCTTTGTTCAGACCATTTCAGGAAAGGCTAGGTTTGATCTTTTACAGATTGACAATTCCTTAGGTGTGGTATTAGCCAGTGGCGCATTTGTGACCGTTAGAGGTGGAGTGCAATTAAAAATCGGCGACCTCAACACTACAGCCGGCACCTTGCATCTTATGTCTTACTCCTCTATACATTGTGCTTATTTAGATGATTTCACCCCGGGTTTTGCCGGTACTTTAACGGGCAATATTTATATGGATCGCTTTATTCCAACCAGAGGATTCAACCAACACTATATGAGTTCGCCGGTGAATGCTCCTACCTTTAAACAATTAGGTGGCAGCGGCCCGAATGGGATATTTGTTCAGCCGGATGTTTACTGCGATGAAACAAAGAGTGCTTACCATTCTCCTTATGGAACGGTGTTCTCTTATGATGATACATATATGGCTCCGGGACAGTGCAAATTAGGCAACTGGCAAATCAAAAGTCAGGGCACGATGGACAATGGTCGCGGCTATTCATCCTACCAGCAAGGAGATACGGTTAGGAGCCTGATAGGCCCCCCGAATACAGGTGATTTGACGGTGAGCGGCTTAAACAACAAAGGCAGCGTTGCCGTACCTACGCTTCAATCCGTACTGAATCCTATTGAGTCGGGATGGAATCTGGTGGGCAACCCTTATCCTTCGGTGATTGATTTAACCACGCCTCGTGCCGGATTCTCTAATCAGGTGCAGGTATGGATGACCTCCGGTGTTTACTCCGGAAGCTGGCAGCAGTACCAAATAGGTATTTCCCCGCACATCTATATAGCTCCTTTTCAGGCTTTCATGGTTTTGAAAACTTCTGCAGGAAATAACGGTAGCTTTGATTTCTTTCAATCAGAGCGGATAAGAAGCTACGCTGGTATTCCGTTCTTCCGCACAAGTATTGAGAATAGCTTGGTGTTGGAAGTTGATTATAATGGAGTGAAGGATATTACAACCGTAGAGTTTAATCCGGAAGCAACGGAAGGGTTCGATGCTCAGTTTGATGCGAGCAAACCAAGCGGGCAGGCGGGCAGACCGACCTTGTTCACACACATGAACGCCAATCGTGGCTATGCGATCAATTCTCTTCCATCTCTTCATCAGGCTACTACAGTGCCTATGGGCTTGAGACCGGAAGCGAACGGTATGATGAAAATCTCTGCTGTGGGTATCCAGTCCTTTGATCCGACTTCTTACATCTTCTTAGAAGACAAGCAGACCGGTGTATGGCATAATATGAGAGACGGCGATTATACTTTCGCTACCAAGACTACCGATAATCAGGATCGCTTTGTGCTACACTTCACTCCTCCTGCTCAAATCTTGACCAGCGATGCAACTTGTAGCGGCAGCGGTATGATTCAAATCGAGCAGCCGGGAAGTTCCAACTGGAACTACAGCCTGTCTGATGTGAATGGTACAGTAGTTTCTACCGGAACGCTGAACGCTTCTTCACCGGTCAACATGAGCGCCAATGCAGGTGTCTATTCACTGACCTTGCGTGATAACAACGGTTACACGGTGATGAAGAATATACAGGTGAGCGGAGAACAATCTATTGTCGCGGCTTTCGCCGCCAGCAGTAATCTGGCTAAGACACAAGAAGAAATCACTTTCACTTCTCAGAACACAGGTGTAGTGACTACGGAATGGAACTTCGGCGATGGAAATACTGCCAGCACCATAGATGCTTCTCACCGCTATACCAGCGAGGGCGTTTATACTGTTTCGCTAACCGTGATTAACGAAGCGGGTTGTAAGTCAGTAACCACTCAAACGGTGACGATTACTTCGAGAGAAGCTACGGGCTTAACTACTATCCAAAGCAACAAACTTCCTATCTGGAGTGCTGACAACCGGGTGTTTATTGACTTCGGTGGTCAAACCAAGGTGGAAGCAGAGATTGAACTTTACAACATCATCGGTCAACTAATCAGCAGTGAGAAGTTCGGTCGCTCTACTATCTATTCTAAGGAGATTCCGAATCTGGAAGCTGCTTATATGATTGTAAAAGTGAAGAATGACGGTGTAACTACTACCAAGAGAGTGTTTATCGGGAATGTGAAATAA